The Phaseolus vulgaris cultivar G19833 chromosome 5, P. vulgaris v2.0, whole genome shotgun sequence genomic interval attttaccgATTAGTCAATTAATCATTTTTACTTTATATTCTGTATGAAAAAAgtgttttcttttaaaagagacagttataaaaccaattttagaaattcaGTAATTTCTTCCAGCATCTCCATGCTTCCTTTTTAATCTCCAGAGAAATTATAACTTTGCTctgttcttcatttttttatcgacactcttatttcttttattttttttttaaatttaaattttgaattatatattttataatacaatttttatttcgaattttagaatttaaaatgtaatttctgaaatttttattttaaaatctagtACTTGAAATTCAATTTAGAAttcaaaaaatatcttttaaattctagaatttataatataattttgtattctgaattttagaattcaaaatgtattaaatatatttcgaatattaaaattttaaatacaaaattatatttcaaattttagagtTCAAAATTATTACGGGTTatacaatttgaaaattaaaaaaacaaatctcACACTTTTGTTCAAGGATAATTTTAGAAATGAAAGATTTatgaaggtgcgggaaaaataTGGAGGTGGAGAAAGAAACTGGCTATAAATTCGACGGTGGCTCAGGCCCAAGAGCCCAACTCAAATAAGAAATTGGCTTCATTTGCTAGTTCAGAGCAAATGTTACAtgcttcaaaattttaaatgttttttttttccattacataaatggaaaaaaaatattttttacgaAGTTGCTAAACAATTAAAGTTAAAGTTACATTTTAATAATCCACAATATTAACTAATCAATACCATTAACTaaagaacaaaaacaaaatacattcttataaatttcatatttcttAAATTGAGTGAATCAAAGAGTCTTGTCAAGTTCTAACTTCAACAATGTCAAATAGATTCGAATTTGAATTTAACATGTTTTAGAAAGTAGCAACTGATATGCCCCAGTACATAGACTGATTCAAAGTATATAGGAAAAATCTTTATTTATGGCCTTCTTATGGGGTATTTAAAAATATGGGTGGATGacacattttaattaatattcagcAGTGACATCCAATAcgaattaatattttaatcaccTTGTTGTCCAAATTGagatagttttttatttaattattttattgtttttatatacATTCATTAGACAAAACACAGcttgaaataaaaacaaaataaccttTTGATTGttcacaaaatatatatttcgaAAACTATACCTGCTtgtaaataagaaataaatagaaaaaaaaagcataaaGTTATATAAGTTATATGATATAAAGGTAAAGAAAATAGTTATCATAAAGATATATAAACTTTTTACGAACAGAAATTAACCTAATTACGTAGAAATAATACTTCTCAAATAATTCTGTAGAACATAAAGACACGAAGAAGAAAGAATTCAcaggaagaaagaagaaagaagaagaagaagaagaagaagaagaagaagaagaagaagaagaagaagaagaagaaacctGAATAGGTGAGAGATTTATTAAGTAGAAGGTATCAGCATTTTCAGGGACGCCATGAATGGTTCTACCAAGTTTGCCACAAAGCTTAGATTCCCGAACGCAAGAGCTTATTTTTGTCCAGTATTCATCACTTGCCACGCGTTCCTTCAACCAACCTTGGTAATCCTCTAGGTAATACTCCAAGTAAGCGCGGTTCTCTGTCACCTTCCCTGAACCCTTAGCCGTCGCAGCGTAGGCGAAGATGATGAATCCGAGGAACACCAGCATTATGAAGATCATGGCAAGCAGGTATAGGGCCATCAGTAACGTGTTCCGGTAACACGCCCCGATTAAACCAGCTAAGGCAGTCACCATCATGATCACTGCTATGATGATCAATGGCAACTGAAGGAACTTCAGGCATTCTGTGCCGTTGGATCTGGTGCTCAGCCATATCCCACCTCCCAGAATTGGAACTGACAACACCAAAGTGAAGAAGTTTAGTAAACCGATCAAGTTGTTGCTTCTTCTCATCCTTTaacttctttctcttctctaaTTTCTTCTTCACTGTTCTTTATGATTCTCTTCCACTTTTATACTGTCTTTTACGTGTTCACATGAATAATTGTTAACAACCACATACATTTCTTAATTACTTCTTGACTCGTAATTATAATGGTAAACCGTTTCTTAATATTTTCTCACAATTTTGTATACAAGATATATTAACTTAATAACGTgttgtaaaatatttatttaacctAGTCTATATTAACTTATTGAGAAACATTCAAccaaaaataattcataaatctatattaatattaatttggcTGAGGTTAATGGTTAAGTACTGTTTAGAATTGCAACGGGTAAATTAAGTTTATCTTGATCTCAATTATATGTTTGAATTAGATAATTGTATCATTTATTTATctttcactttttttctttacttccttctatatatatatatactatagaAAAACAAAGGTATATACAAATTGGTGATTTCGTATGCTGCAAAATAGatactattatattattagaGTTGGTTGTTAGGTGAGAGTATTTTTTTTAGCCAAAGTAATTTCTTAGAAAATATTGTCATACATAATTGATAATAGTAATCGTACAAGTAACAAAAACGATGGacaaattcaaatgaaagtgaTCCTTTgcaatatttataatttcacaTATGactaacatttaaaaaaattcacagtAATTGATtacaattattaattataatgaatGTGTTCTTAGAAATCTATAgttaaacttttatatatatatatatatataactaaaatgTTGATTTTGTATTATCACAAAACCAAAATGTGAAACAATTGAATGGTAATATAGTGATATATAACAGTTTTATATTGTTATTTgattataaattattgatataaaatTATGATTAAGTGACAATCAATATATAATGGCgccatctctccactcaggtacaattggcgcccaccgtggggccgaggcaaGATTTCAATTTTTAAGCTATAATGGTTGCAACAAGGAACAACAACAACGCTATGGCAGAACAGATGACTATGATTCAAACCCTCCAAACTCAGATGGAGGAATTGCGGCAAAAGGGGATTGAAGATCGTCGTCAACACGAAGAGGATAGACGCCGTCAAGAGGAAGAAATCGCCTTattgagagagcagaatgcacAACTCCAGCGACAGGTTGATAATCCCGAACGAGAAGGCCAATCCCATATGGCCGACTAAACCGCCTCTCGCATACCTACACCGGCCGACACCAATCCTGCTTCCAGAACTGAAATAGTCGAAAGAAAGTTAAGTAAAAGGGGTCATCCTTTTACAGACGAAATCATCACCACACCACTTCCTGACAAGTGGAGAGGTCTCGCCATTAAACTCTATGACGGCTCGACTGACCCATACGAGCATTTAAATGTTTACAAGACGCAAATGACTTTGTATACAACAGATAACAATGTGGGGTGTAAAGTATTCCCCACGTCGCTTCAGGGAGAACCTCTTACTTGGTTTACAGAGTTGCCTCCGAATTCCATTGACGACTTCGACGTCTTAGCCGCAAAATTCTCTACTCAATATGCCACCAGCCGACCGCATCACatgtcctccatgtctctcctaGTGGTACAACAAGAGAAAGGTGAATCTCTCAGAACCTTTTTAGATAGATTCAACAAGGCATGTATGAATATCTGAGGGCTCAAACAGGAAGTTGCATTACACCATTTGGTTTCGGCCATCCGGCCGAGCCGTTTTACCGAAAGTCTCATCAAGAAGCCGCCTCAAGACATGGAAGATCTTCGAACTcgagcaaccaaattcatgcaaatcgaGGAACACATTGACTATCACCAACGGTTCAAAGCCGTCGGATCCGGAGTCCTCAAAGATCAAACCCCGAGCAAAGAAAGAGAAGTCGAGACCGAACGGACCGTCCGAACCACTCCAAGGTCCGACCGGAACAGAGGAGGCCGAATCCCCAGGTTTAACAGTTACACCCCTTTAACTGTTCCGAGGGGACGAGCCCTAGATGAAGCACTACAAAAGGATTTAATTTCGACACAAACAATATCAAACACCACCGAATGCAGATACTGCTAAGCATTGTCAGTACCATCGTAATTTCGGCCACACGACCGAGGGATGTCAAGCGTTGAAGGACAAAATCGAAGAGCTAATCCAGACTGGCCATTTGCGGCAGTTCGTCAAGAAGATAAGAAATTCAAGATCCCCACCACGAAGTACCGATCGTCCATCCCGTGGTGACGATCGATCATACCGTAACGATTACAAACGCCGAACTGACCATAGCCAGGCTTCGCAGAAACGCAATGAAAGCCCTATTCGGCGTACACGCGCCCGTAGCACAAGTCCCGACCGAAACGCCCGCCCTCGTCAACGAGTCCGCGAAGTCATCAATATGATCGCTGGACCCGTTACCTTGGGCGAACCAAACCACGAAGCAAATTACATAGCCAGAGGCTTTGCCGGTGGCAGGTGCTCAAATTTCGCCCGAAAGAAACATCCTCGGGACATTCAGTCCGCTCATGCTACTACGAGAAGGCGCCCACACATACCTTCGATCACTTTCACTGACGACGACTTCACAGCCATAGATCCAGCCCAAGACGACCCTATGGTAATCACTGTGGAAATTGACAAGTTCGCAATTGCCAAGACTTTGGTAGACCAGGGTAGCTCGGTCGATATATTATACTGGGAAATCTTCAAGAAAATGCGCATCCCAGAAGCAAATATTCAAACCCTATAACGAACAAATTGTAGGGTTCTCAGGTGAACGGGTCGACACTAAGGGGTATATAGACTTGTATACAACCTTTGGTGAGGAAGACGGTCTCCATAAAACAATAAACGTACGATATCTTCTGGTTAACGCCCAaacttcctacaacatcctgctcGGCCGTCCGTCCATCAACAGACTAAAAGCTATTGTTTCCACCCCACACTTAGCCATGAAGTTCCCTTCGGCAAATGACGACATTGCAACAATCCATGTCGATCAAAAAAACCGCTAGAGAATGTTATGTCGCGAGTTTGAAAAGTGAGCCAACTCGGCGGCTCTACACGACCAATCCGGACGACCGACTCCCGCAAAAACGAGGACAATCCCCGACTCGGCATTCCGGAAGGCGCATGTCCCGTCGTCAGATGATAGCCCTTGCTGATCTCGATCCTCGCATGGACGATCCCCGTATGGAAGCAGGAGAAGACTTGCATCCATTCCCACTCCGTGATGATCGTCACACTACACATATTGGCACCTCACTAAAGCCGGACGACCGAAATGCCATCGGCACAACGCTTGTTAAAAATGCTGACCTGTTCGCATGGACAGCCGCTGACATGCCTGGCGTAGACCCGAAGGTCATTACCCACCGACTATCATTATATAAAGAAGCTAGACCAATAACTCAGAAGAAAAGAAATTTAGGGGACGAACGACGCCAAGCCGCACGTGCCGAAGCTGATAAGTTATTACAAGCCGGATTCATTCGAAAAGCCCATTACACTACATGGCTAGCCAATGTAGTTATGGTAAAGAAAGCAAATGAAAAATggcgaatgtgcgttgactaCACGGACCTCAATAAGGCATGCCTAAAAGACTCTTATCCTCTGCCTACCATCGATCGTCTCGTTGATGGGGCGGCCGGACATCACATCCTTAGCTTCCTTGATGCCTATTCAGGttataatcaaatccaaatgcacccGGCCGACCGAAAGAAGACGGTCTTTATGACTGATTCTGATAATTTCTATTATGAAGTTATGCCCTTCGGACTCAAGAACGCCGGGGCCACTTATCAAAGACTAATGGACCACGTGTTCCACGACATGATCGGCCGGAATGTTGAAGTTTATGTCGATGACATTGTTGTCAAGTCCGACTCATGTAAACAACATGTTGCTGACctaaaataagtttttcaagCTCTTCGCCAGCATCAGATGCGACTcaatcctgacaagtgtgcgTTTGGCGTCGAGGGAGaaaagttcttaggttttatgctTACCCATAGAGGCATAGAAGCTAACCCTGAGAAATGTAAAGCTATTTCCGAAATGAAAAGCCCCAACTCCATTAAAGAAATTCAGAGACTCATCGGTCGGCTCACCGCCTTATCCAGATTTGTTCCTAAACTTGCAGAACGAACGAGACCCATCTTCCAGTTATTGAAAAAAGCATCTCGCTTTGAGTGGTCGGCCGAATGTGAGGAAATCTTCCTCCAATTGAAAACCTTTCTGTCCTCCCCACCGGTCATCCAGAAATCGGACGCCTGAGAGCCGATTATAGTCTACCTCGCCGTTTCAAACGAAGCCGTTAGTTCAGTCTTGGTGCAAGAAATTAATTGTGAGGAACGTCCAGTTTGTTTCGTTAGTCGCGCCCTCCATGGCGCCGAGATCCGATACCAAATGATCGAAAAGGTGGCTATGGCTCTCATCATTACCGCTCGACGAATGCGtatgtattttcaaaatcatcgtATTATTGTTCGGACAAATTACCCTATTGTAAAGATTCTCACTAAACTAGATTTAGCCGGACGAATGATCGGATGGACGATAGAATTATCCGAATTCCATATTCAGTACCAACCACGAGGAGCCATCAAGTCGCAAGCTCTTGCTGATTTCGCAGCCGAACTCACTCCTTCCTCGGCCGGGACTGAACACTCATCGTGGATTTTATACGTAGACGGCTCCTCCAACATAGGTCGTGCGGCGCTGGCGTCGTTTTGGAAGGACCCGGCGAGATTGTTATCGAGCAAGCCCTAAAATTCGACTTCAAAACTTCAAACAATCAGGCCGAATATGAAGTCATTTTAGCCGGTCTACGCCTCGCTCAAGAATTggaaatcactaagttaatttgtaaaagtgATTCCAGGCTAGTCATCGGTCAGCTTAATGATGAATATGAAGTCCGAGAAAGCTTTCTGCAGCGATACTATCACTTAGTCAAACAGTTGATGAGCACATTTTCGGAAATTTTCATGCAACACGTTCGACGCGATCACAATACTCGCGCGGACGCCTTGTCCCGGCTGGCAACCACGAAGTGTAAGGGAATACATCGGTCGGTCATCCATGTTACGCTTGTACGCCCAAGCATCGACCTACAGGAATGCCTAACGACTGACGCGGAATCTCCTTGGATTACCCCAATTAAGCAATATTTACTCGATGGTACATGTAGTCCTCTAGGTGAAAAAACCATGAAGCTGCAGGCCGCCCGTTTCGTCTTAATCAGCGACGACCTTTATCGTCGAGGTTATACCCGGCCACTCCTTAAATGTTTGACACCCGATCAAGCCTCCTATGTCGTCCGGGAATTGCACAAAGGTATTTGTGGTACTCACTCAGGCGCGCAAACAATGGCCGCCAAAGTAGTCCGAGCCGGATACTATTGGCCGACCGTCCAAGGCAACTGTACCGATTTCGTCCATAAATGCCTTAAATGTCAAGAGTTGGTACTTTGTCCCATCAAAAACCTGAGGAACTTCATTTTATGCTATCACCCTGGTCGTTCGTCCAATGGGGTATGGACATCATTGGCCCTTTCGCCCCCGGTAAAAGCCAATGTAAATTCTTACTGGTCGGCATTGATTACTttaccaagtggattgaagccgaGCCTCTGACTGCGATCACCGCTCGCAATGTCcaaaatttcgtatggaaaAATATTGTTTGCCGCTTCGGCCTTCCACAGATCATCATCACCGATAACGGTCGACAATTCACCGACCGAACGTTAGCTAAATTTTACGAAAAGCTCCACATCAAACACATCGCCAGTTCAGTCGAACATCCGTAAACAAACGGACAAGCAGAAGCTGCAAACAAGGTCATCCTGAACGAACTGAAGAAACGTCTCGGCCCAGCAAAGGGTAACTGGACTGAAGAACTCTTAGAAGTCTTATGGGCATATCGCTGTACCCCTCAGACGACTACACAAGAAACGCCGTACAGCCTAACGTATGGCACTGAAGCCATGATCTCCATTGAAATTGGAGAACCTTCTCTCCGCCGACAAACCCTTGATCTTGATCTGAACAAGGAAAGCCTCTCGGTCAGCCTCGATCTCATCAACGAACTTCGGGACAAGTGTAGAATTAGAGAAGAAGCGTGCAAAATCCGGGCTGCCAGACGATACAATTCCAAGGTCAAACCGAGACTGTTCCACAAAGGTGACTTAGTATGGCGAATGCGAAGTAGCGCCCGGAAGGAAGGAGGCAAGTTCTCTAGCAATTGGGAAGGACCATTCCGCATAGCAGATACGACAGCTGGTGGAGCCTATTACTTAGAACATTTGTCTGGGAAGGAcataccgagaacgtggaatgccaagCCTATTACAGTTGAAATTAATGAAAgtgtactctttcctcgctcggtcGGTTTTTCCTTAAGGAGGGTTTACgaccgagaaggttttaacgaggcactatGAATTAAAATCCAAGTCTCCTATTCCTTTTATTACTCTCAatctatgcctcgttcggcattcGACTTATCAAATTATTACTAACGTAATCAGAATCATCCACACCTCGTTCGACATTCGCATTATTACTAACGTAATCAGAATCATTCATACCTCGTTCGACATTCGCATTATtattaacgtaatcagaattatccATGCCTCGTTCGACATTCGACTTATCAAATTATTACTAACGTAATCAGAATCATCTACACCTCGTTCGGCATTCGCATTATTACTAACGTAATCAAAATTATTCATGTCTCGTTCGACATCcgaattattaaattattactaacgtaatcagaattatccATGCCTCTTTCGGCATTCGACTTATCAAATTATTACTAACGTAATCAGAATCATccatgcctcgttcggcatacGCATTATTactaacgtaatcagaattatccATGCCTCGATTCGGCATTCGAATTATCAAATTATTactaacgtaatcagaattatccATGCCTCGTTTGGCATTCGCATTATTactaacgtaatcagaattatccatgcctcgttcggcatccgaattatcaAATTATTACTAACGCAATCAGAATTATTACTAACGCACTCAGAATTATATTACTTTCTTGTGATCGGAACAACctatgcctcgtccggcatccAAATTAATAAAATCTACTTGCATCAACCAAACAAGGTTCAAAAACTATTACCCGATCGATCATCAACAATACCAATTCGGTCGATCAGCAAACAAGCAatacatattcaaaataaaaccaTATTGTACGATGCCCACATGCCGGGTCCAGCAATTTTCTACGGAACattattcattaattcttcAAATGAGGCGTTCGGTTGTGGCCCAGGAGTCTCTGCCTCAGCCTCCTAATTAATAGGGTTGGTTGGCACCATCTTTCCATCTACCATTATTTTTTCTATGTCGTACCGGTCGTCCTCCAGTGGTGCACCATGCAGACAAGCCACTTGTTGGATGCCCAACCGGAAATACTCTTCGCTAATGCGAAGCATAAAGTCGTGACACTTGGCCACTTCCGCTTTTAGAGCCTCCTCCCGGTCGGCTCCTTCCTTCAGTTGCGCCTCGAGGTTCTTCATCAGTTCCTCTTGCACTTTTACGGCCGTCTGCTTCTCCTCCATCTGGACCTTCAACTTTTCTGCCCTCTCGGTCGACACCTTTGTGGCTTGAGTGGCCTCAGTCACATCTTTCTTCAACCGGGGAATGGTGA includes:
- the LOC137834536 gene encoding tetraspanin-3-like, coding for MRRSNNLIGLLNFFTLVLSVPILGGGIWLSTRSNGTECLKFLQLPLIIIAVIMMVTALAGLIGACYRNTLLMALYLLAMIFIMLVFLGFIIFAYAATAKGSGKVTENRAYLEYYLEDYQGWLKERVASDEYWTKISSCVRESKLCGKLGRTIHGVPENADTFYLINLSPIQSGCCKPPTECGFKYENETVWRSEEGVVGSNTDCSRWSNDQNLLCYECDSCKAGVLATLKKSWRKVSMINIVVLVVLFLVNLVAYAAYKNNLKIDNCQPCGETKITKLRPT
- the LOC137834417 gene encoding uncharacterized protein, translating into MTLYTTDNNVGCKVFPTSLQGEPLTWFTELPPNSIDDFDVLAAKFSTQYATSRPHHMSSMSLLVVQQEKGESLRTFLDRFNKAYTAKHCQYHRNFGHTTEGCQALKDKIEELIQTGHLRQFVKKIRNSRSPPRSTDRPSRGDDRSYRNDYKRRTDHSQASQKRNESPIRRTRARSTSPDRNARPRQRVREVINMIAGPVTLGEPNHEANYIARGFAGGRCSNFARKKHPRDIQSAHATTRRRPHIPSITFTDDDFTAIDPAQDDPMVITVEIDKFAIAKTLVDQGSSVDILYWEIFKKMRIPEANIQTL